In Aquiflexum balticum DSM 16537, a single genomic region encodes these proteins:
- a CDS encoding chorismate mutase translates to MKDHLQTKDWGLGLEGHVIIAGPCSAESPEQIEKVCIDMKKENMIPSMFRAGIWKPRTRPGMFEGIGEDGLKWMEIVRHHLNIPITTEVGNAAHAEMALKHKVDVLWIGARTTVNPFAVQEIAEALRGVDIPVMVKNPMNPDLQLWIGALERLHAVGINKLAAIHRGFSDSYDKRFRNKPNWSMPIHLKREWKGMEVINDPSHIVGNREGILETAQRAINFGLDGLMIETHHDPDNAWSDAKQQVTPAALKNILSQIDFKDTLGAENPSERLNDLRNAIDHLDDQLLDILQERFSLIDQVGAYKREHHLTVFQSDRWKYVMESRTQKGVEKNLSEKFMKELLYCIHEESVKRQEKQLREAAAVKK, encoded by the coding sequence ATGAAAGATCACTTACAAACCAAAGACTGGGGATTAGGACTTGAAGGACATGTCATCATAGCCGGTCCCTGCAGTGCAGAAAGCCCTGAACAGATCGAAAAAGTCTGCATAGACATGAAAAAGGAAAATATGATTCCCAGCATGTTCCGTGCAGGTATTTGGAAACCCCGTACAAGACCCGGGATGTTTGAAGGCATTGGAGAAGATGGTCTCAAATGGATGGAAATAGTCAGACATCACCTTAATATCCCCATTACCACGGAAGTAGGAAATGCCGCCCATGCGGAGATGGCACTTAAACATAAAGTTGATGTGCTTTGGATTGGAGCAAGAACTACGGTCAATCCTTTTGCCGTACAGGAAATTGCTGAAGCGCTAAGAGGAGTTGATATTCCCGTAATGGTCAAAAACCCCATGAATCCGGATCTCCAGCTTTGGATAGGCGCCTTGGAAAGATTGCATGCCGTGGGCATCAATAAGTTGGCCGCTATTCACAGAGGATTTTCAGATTCTTATGACAAAAGATTCCGTAATAAGCCCAATTGGTCAATGCCCATTCACTTGAAAAGAGAGTGGAAAGGTATGGAAGTGATCAATGACCCTAGCCATATCGTTGGAAACAGGGAAGGTATTTTGGAAACAGCGCAGCGGGCCATCAATTTTGGCTTGGATGGTTTGATGATCGAGACACACCATGACCCGGATAACGCTTGGTCTGATGCAAAGCAACAAGTAACTCCCGCCGCTTTGAAAAATATATTATCCCAGATTGACTTTAAAGATACGCTAGGCGCAGAAAACCCGAGTGAAAGATTGAACGACCTGAGAAATGCCATTGACCACTTGGATGATCAATTGTTGGATATTCTACAGGAAAGGTTCTCCTTGATCGATCAGGTAGGTGCTTATAAAAGAGAACATCACCTGACCGTATTCCAATCGGACAGATGGAAATATGTGATGGAATCCCGGACCCAAAAAGGTGTGGAGAAAAACCTCAGCGAAAAATTCATGAAGGAATTGCTTTATTGTATCCATGAAGAGTCTGTCAAAAGACAGGAGAAGCAGTTGAGAGAAGCGGCTGCGGTGAAGAAGTGA
- a CDS encoding bifunctional 3-deoxy-7-phosphoheptulonate synthase/chorismate mutase type II: protein MPLYIAGPCSVETPGQLDQTVAALVNEGVKVIRGGVWKPRTRPNSFEGVGSKALPWIKEVKDKYKVKFAIEVASPIHVEEALKFGIDIFWIGARSTVNPFTVQEIANSLKGIDIPVLIKNPVNADLALWIGALERFHHAGIKKLGAIHRGFSNFNDKTYRNSPMWQIPLGLKTYFPEIPLLNDPSHICGRRDLIPQIAQTALDLNFDGLMIESHIDPDNAWSDAAQQLIPLDLGQLLRTLKTRKVDVDNPLLQSQLDLIREQIDDVDRELLEILSRRMSLVEKAGEYKKLNNVAVFQMERWKKVFETRPEWAEALRLNPDFARDLFQLIHTESIKKQTEVQERNEQPKIR, encoded by the coding sequence ATGCCTCTTTATATTGCTGGTCCTTGCAGTGTGGAAACTCCGGGGCAATTGGATCAGACGGTTGCGGCCTTGGTGAATGAAGGAGTTAAAGTCATCAGGGGCGGAGTATGGAAGCCAAGAACACGTCCCAATAGTTTTGAGGGAGTGGGCAGCAAAGCATTACCCTGGATCAAAGAAGTCAAAGATAAATATAAGGTCAAATTCGCCATAGAGGTTGCGTCTCCAATACACGTGGAGGAGGCGCTTAAATTTGGAATTGATATTTTTTGGATAGGAGCTAGATCGACTGTAAATCCCTTCACAGTACAAGAAATTGCCAATAGTCTCAAAGGGATTGATATACCCGTATTGATCAAAAACCCGGTCAATGCAGATCTTGCTTTATGGATCGGGGCTTTGGAAAGATTTCATCATGCGGGGATAAAAAAGTTAGGAGCTATCCACAGAGGCTTTTCAAATTTCAACGACAAAACTTACAGAAATAGCCCCATGTGGCAAATTCCTCTGGGATTGAAAACCTATTTCCCTGAAATCCCCTTGCTCAATGACCCTTCCCATATTTGTGGAAGAAGGGATTTAATTCCTCAGATAGCCCAAACGGCTTTGGATCTGAATTTTGATGGGCTGATGATCGAATCTCATATTGATCCTGACAATGCTTGGTCCGATGCCGCCCAACAACTAATCCCGCTTGATTTGGGACAGTTATTACGGACCTTGAAAACCAGAAAGGTGGATGTTGACAATCCGCTATTGCAGTCGCAGTTGGATTTGATCAGGGAACAGATTGATGATGTGGATAGGGAGCTGCTGGAAATACTGAGCAGAAGAATGAGTTTGGTCGAGAAAGCTGGAGAATATAAAAAATTAAATAATGTTGCGGTCTTTCAAATGGAAAGGTGGAAGAAAGTTTTTGAGACTAGGCCGGAATGGGCAGAGGCACTCAGACTCAATCCTGATTTTGCCAGAGATCTTTTCCAGCTGATCCATACAGAATCCATTAAAAAGCAAACTGAAGTACAGGAAAGAAATGAACAGCCTAAAATACGCTGA
- a CDS encoding TonB-dependent receptor: MKKSILLLTLLVFISFTLPAQDGTLVKKDSPKFIKYLDISAEGGPMLGNGTDFGEQVRNSSTYFGIDARLGFRRGSETLYSKLYRFPTFGVGFYSATFHNANVGEPNAIYFFLNMPFSYPNNKAIKFSYFASYGLSYNFNPFDPVENPINVFIGSYRNVYAHLGFRAAYSISERTAISSTFGFKHFSNGASSLPNSGINLFPFSLGLQYKLTREDDKDYSDIEIPEHQGRTAIHFHVAPGVKEYFVGDDNNFKLGTGIHVLREFSYKYRFGLGLEHFYSGNWESRVVEPRESAFWDANSFALFGSWEWLLTENLYAPMGVGVYLHRNDFNGEWNWFYQRIGLRYRFNNNLFTGLTIKAHKGRADFFEWTLGYSIFK; encoded by the coding sequence ATGAAAAAATCCATTTTATTATTGACCTTATTGGTTTTTATTTCTTTCACTTTACCAGCACAAGACGGTACCTTAGTAAAAAAAGATTCTCCTAAATTCATAAAATACTTGGATATCAGTGCAGAAGGTGGGCCCATGTTGGGAAATGGAACCGATTTTGGTGAACAAGTCAGAAACAGCTCAACTTATTTTGGGATAGATGCCAGATTGGGTTTTCGAAGGGGATCAGAGACGCTGTATTCAAAGCTTTATAGGTTTCCTACTTTTGGTGTTGGTTTTTATTCCGCAACATTTCATAATGCCAATGTAGGAGAACCCAATGCAATTTATTTCTTTTTGAATATGCCGTTTAGCTATCCCAATAACAAAGCGATAAAGTTCAGTTATTTTGCTTCCTATGGCTTGTCATATAATTTCAATCCCTTTGACCCTGTGGAAAATCCGATCAATGTCTTTATTGGATCATATAGAAATGTCTATGCACATCTCGGTTTCAGGGCTGCTTACAGTATCAGTGAAAGGACTGCGATTTCATCGACTTTTGGTTTTAAGCACTTTTCCAATGGAGCATCCAGTTTGCCGAATTCTGGAATAAATTTATTTCCTTTTTCCTTGGGGCTACAATATAAATTGACGAGAGAAGATGACAAAGACTATTCAGATATCGAAATACCTGAACACCAAGGCAGAACCGCTATTCATTTTCATGTTGCTCCCGGGGTGAAGGAATATTTCGTGGGTGATGATAACAATTTTAAGCTGGGTACAGGAATACATGTACTCAGAGAGTTTTCCTACAAGTATAGGTTTGGTTTGGGATTGGAGCACTTTTACTCTGGAAATTGGGAATCAAGAGTTGTAGAGCCTAGAGAATCGGCTTTTTGGGATGCCAATTCATTTGCTTTATTTGGATCATGGGAATGGCTTTTAACTGAAAACCTGTACGCACCCATGGGTGTGGGTGTTTATTTGCATAGAAATGATTTTAATGGAGAATGGAATTGGTTTTACCAAAGAATCGGCTTGAGATATAGATTCAATAACAATCTCTTTACCGGACTTACCATCAAAGCCCATAAAGGTAGAGCAGATTTCTTTGAATGGACTTTGGGCTATTCAATTTTCAAATAG
- a CDS encoding proline dehydrogenase family protein codes for MPVKPTISFENLEIAFASKSNKDLKKMYFIFATINNNLAVSVGTKMANWAFALKLPIKGIMKKTMFGHFCGGEDIEDCQKAVDDLAKFKIHAILDYSVEGKGDEASYDATKNEILRTIARSAGDDNIPFAVFKVTGLGDFRLMTKIQGGKKLNEKESASFEKLKNRVDTLCHAAFQANTKILVDAEESWFQDVIDQMTYEAMEKYNQNSCIVYNTYQMYRHDSLERLKKAHQVATEKGYILGAKLVRGAYMEKERERAEEKKYNSPIQPTKEASDRDYNDALRFCVERIESIGLVSGSHNELSNILLTELISKFGIKPNDDRVYFAQLYGMSDNISYNLANAGYNVVKYVPYGPVEKVMPYLSRRAEENTSVAGQSSREFDLVKREIARRKKK; via the coding sequence ATGCCAGTCAAACCCACTATTTCTTTCGAGAACCTGGAAATTGCCTTTGCTTCCAAATCAAATAAAGATTTAAAGAAAATGTACTTCATATTTGCAACCATCAACAACAATTTGGCGGTAAGTGTGGGCACCAAAATGGCCAATTGGGCTTTTGCTTTAAAATTGCCCATCAAGGGCATTATGAAGAAAACTATGTTCGGTCATTTTTGTGGTGGAGAAGATATAGAAGATTGTCAAAAAGCAGTGGATGACCTTGCTAAATTTAAAATTCATGCCATACTCGACTATTCAGTTGAAGGCAAGGGAGATGAGGCAAGTTATGACGCTACCAAAAATGAAATCCTAAGGACTATAGCAAGATCTGCAGGAGATGATAATATTCCTTTTGCAGTTTTCAAGGTAACCGGTTTAGGAGATTTCCGCCTCATGACCAAAATCCAAGGGGGAAAAAAACTGAATGAAAAAGAATCAGCTTCCTTTGAAAAATTAAAAAACAGGGTGGATACCTTATGCCATGCTGCTTTCCAAGCCAATACAAAAATTCTGGTCGACGCAGAAGAATCTTGGTTCCAGGATGTCATTGACCAAATGACCTATGAAGCCATGGAAAAATACAACCAAAACTCATGCATTGTATACAATACCTATCAGATGTATAGGCATGACAGTTTGGAAAGATTGAAGAAAGCCCATCAGGTGGCCACCGAAAAAGGATATATCCTTGGTGCAAAATTGGTCAGAGGGGCTTATATGGAAAAGGAAAGAGAAAGAGCAGAAGAAAAAAAGTATAATAGCCCTATCCAACCTACCAAAGAAGCTTCCGACAGGGATTATAATGATGCCTTGAGATTTTGTGTGGAAAGGATTGAAAGTATAGGCCTGGTATCCGGTTCACACAATGAACTAAGTAATATCCTGCTGACCGAATTGATATCAAAATTTGGTATCAAGCCCAACGATGATAGGGTTTACTTTGCCCAATTATATGGGATGAGCGATAATATTTCCTATAATTTGGCCAATGCTGGATATAATGTGGTTAAATACGTTCCTTATGGTCCTGTGGAAAAGGTCATGCCTTACCTTTCAAGAAGGGCTGAAGAAAATACATCTGTTGCAGGTCAAAGCAGCCGGGAATTTGATTTGGTGAAGCGGGAGATTGCAAGGAGGAAGAAAAAGTAA
- the lysS gene encoding lysine--tRNA ligase, giving the protein MQLLSEQEIERRKDREELIKMGIDPYPAHSFPINVTAADIHTNYENRKLDYKDISIAGRLMTKRIMGSASFAEIQDSTGRLQIYLRRDDLCPGEDKTFYNTVFKKLLGIGDFVGLKGYIFTTQTGEISLHVTDLKILSKSIKPLPVVKRDEEGNVYDGFTDPELRYRQRYVDLTVNPEVKKVFVTRSKIISNMRRYFDDHGWLEVETPILQQVHGGAAARPFTTHHNTLDMELFLRIANELYLKRLIVGGFEGVYEFGKMFRNEGMDRTHNPEFTSLEIYVAYKDYIWMMEMVEELIEKVTESIHGTTILNVGDNQIDFAGPYRRLTMLDSIKEYAGVDVSEMDEEGLKKVCADFGIAIDNTMGKGKLIDEIFGEKVESNLIQPTYITDYPVEMTPLAKKHRSKEGLVERFELFVNGKEIANAYSELNDPIVQRERFEEQLKLAARGDDEAMAMDEDFLRSLEYGMPPTSGLGIGIDRLTMLLTNKTTIQEVLFFPQMRPEKKMKIASDEDFMALGIPAGLIPAIRDLNIHTIEQLKEQDVNKLFNDVCGRRKKLKLEVENPSKEDVEKWIS; this is encoded by the coding sequence ATGCAATTACTAAGCGAACAGGAAATAGAAAGAAGAAAAGATAGGGAAGAGTTGATAAAAATGGGCATTGACCCCTACCCTGCCCATTCATTTCCGATCAATGTTACAGCCGCGGACATTCATACAAATTATGAAAACCGTAAGTTAGATTATAAAGATATCTCTATTGCAGGCAGGTTGATGACCAAAAGAATCATGGGTTCAGCTTCATTTGCTGAAATCCAGGATTCGACGGGAAGACTTCAGATTTACCTGAGAAGAGATGACCTTTGTCCAGGAGAAGACAAGACTTTTTACAATACTGTATTTAAAAAGCTTTTGGGAATCGGGGATTTTGTAGGCTTGAAAGGATATATTTTCACCACCCAAACCGGAGAGATTTCACTTCATGTCACAGACTTGAAAATCCTCTCCAAATCCATTAAACCACTTCCAGTGGTCAAACGGGATGAAGAGGGCAATGTCTATGACGGCTTTACCGACCCTGAATTAAGATACAGACAACGCTATGTTGATTTGACGGTAAATCCTGAGGTTAAGAAAGTATTCGTCACCCGTTCCAAAATCATCAGCAATATGCGCCGCTATTTTGATGACCATGGCTGGTTGGAAGTGGAGACCCCTATTCTCCAGCAAGTACATGGAGGTGCTGCGGCAAGGCCTTTCACTACGCATCATAATACCCTTGACATGGAGCTTTTCTTAAGGATAGCAAATGAGCTCTATCTAAAAAGACTGATTGTTGGTGGTTTTGAAGGAGTTTATGAGTTTGGGAAAATGTTCAGAAATGAAGGCATGGACCGTACCCACAATCCTGAATTCACTTCCTTGGAAATCTATGTGGCCTACAAAGACTACATCTGGATGATGGAAATGGTGGAGGAATTAATTGAAAAAGTAACAGAATCCATCCATGGCACTACTATTTTAAATGTGGGTGACAATCAGATTGACTTTGCCGGTCCCTATAGGAGGCTGACCATGTTGGATTCCATCAAAGAATATGCAGGAGTGGATGTCAGTGAAATGGATGAGGAAGGATTGAAAAAAGTATGTGCTGACTTTGGAATTGCAATTGACAACACGATGGGCAAGGGAAAGCTTATAGATGAAATATTCGGAGAAAAAGTGGAGTCGAATCTGATTCAGCCGACTTATATCACCGACTATCCAGTAGAAATGACCCCTTTGGCCAAGAAACACCGAAGCAAAGAAGGATTGGTAGAAAGATTTGAGCTTTTTGTTAATGGAAAAGAAATAGCCAATGCCTATTCAGAACTAAATGACCCGATTGTACAAAGAGAAAGATTCGAAGAGCAGTTGAAATTGGCAGCTAGGGGTGACGATGAGGCGATGGCAATGGATGAGGATTTTCTACGTTCTTTGGAATATGGCATGCCCCCTACCTCAGGTTTGGGTATAGGGATAGACAGGTTGACCATGTTGTTGACCAATAAAACTACCATTCAGGAAGTGCTGTTTTTCCCCCAAATGAGACCGGAGAAAAAAATGAAGATTGCTTCTGACGAGGATTTTATGGCATTGGGTATTCCAGCAGGATTAATCCCGGCCATCCGCGACCTGAATATCCATACTATCGAGCAACTGAAAGAACAGGATGTCAACAAACTCTTCAATGATGTCTGTGGGAGGAGGAAAAAGTTGAAGCTTGAAGTGGAGAATCCTTCGAAAGAAGATGTAGAAAAGTGGATTTCCTGA